In Shewanella glacialimarina, the genomic stretch CAGCCCTTGGGTCAATAAGCCAATCGCACCGCCTTTTTGTTTCACATTGTGGGTATTAAACAGTCTGTCCATCACATGGCCTAACTCTTCACCCGCTTCTAAGGCGTTAAACACTTTTTGCGGCAAGGGTAATAAAGCGCTACGACCAATGCTGAGTTTATCCTGATGAATTATCGCCATATAAGCAAACGTAGCTGCGCCATGGTCAAATTTATCCACACCGCCTTCCATTGCAATATAAAAATCCGCAGGCTGATCTGCCTCAATAGCATGTTGCTGACAATATCTAGCACGATTAATAGCACCTAATTTGGTTTCGGCGTCTGTCATTGGCTGCTCAGCCACTAATGAGGGCGCATGCATGCCTTGGCAATTAATATCAGCCTGGGGGAAATACTGGCTTATCGCATCTTTAGCGGCAGCAATTTTAACCGGATTATTTGAACCGACTAGGATAGCAATCTGTTGTTGAGTCATATGATGCTTTTTTCTTATTGTATTTTTACTGACATAACCGCCATGATAGCAGAAGTCTATACTTGATCAGAAGTTAGTGAAAAGACATGTTTTTTAGTGCTTTTAACATATCGATGTTGATACTTAAACATAGTTAATAATATAAAACAAAGTCTTATGATTTTGGTGTGAGAATTGCTTACTATGAAGAATAATGACAAAAGCTAATAAGTGATGAGTTTTAGCACTTAATAACGTGATCA encodes the following:
- the yjjX gene encoding inosine/xanthosine triphosphatase yields the protein MTQQQIAILVGSNNPVKIAAAKDAISQYFPQADINCQGMHAPSLVAEQPMTDAETKLGAINRARYCQQHAIEADQPADFYIAMEGGVDKFDHGAATFAYMAIIHQDKLSIGRSALLPLPQKVFNALEAGEELGHVMDRLFNTHNVKQKGGAIGLLTQGLATRGSIYTQAIILAMAPIINPDFFAE